GAACCAGCAGTTATTCGGACCTGTGTTAGACCTCCAATGCAAACAAAAAGCCCTCTGTTGGCCTTAATGGCCTGGCAGCGGGCTTTTTTGCCTGTTGAACTATGGTTTGCTCATTGATCTTCTTCCAATACGGCTTGTTTGACTTCCTGTTCTTCCGCCAGTTTTTTTCTCCAATCCGCATCCGGATCTGTAACCTTATTGAAGGCCAGTTTCTTGCGTGCTTCCTCTGAAATTTCCACTAATACGCCGGCGCTGCCGCGGGAAGGCTGACCTTGCTGATCCGTTCCGGATTTTTCTAATGCCGTGTTAACGTCAGACATTTGCGCCATCATATTCCCGGAGGCGATATGAATACGGTCCTTCAATTCGGCAAGTTCCGCCTCTTTTTTCTCGGTGGCGCCTCCTCTGCTTCTATCCATCTTTATTTCGCTCTCTAATACGCCAGCCTTGCCTTCCATGCCGATTTTCACCGACTGGACTGTTTTCGCCCGCTTCATGGAAGCATCAGCGCTGATCATTTCCTGTAGAGCAGGTGTTCTCATCACACGAGGGTCTTGCTGGTCGTTATTGCCTTGGACTGGTTTCTGACTTCTATCTTTAGCGGATGCCTTTTCCCGTTGTTCCTGCTGAATTTCCATTTTTCGCTGGGCCATCTGTCGGTTCAAGTCCTGAAGCTTCTGCTGCAATTCCTTGCGTCGGTTCATTTTTTCTTCCGCAGACATTTCCGGATAATTGGCAAGGCTTTGCATCTGTTGCTGAACATTTTCAATTTGATTCTGAATTGATTTCAGGCGGCTGTCCTGGTTTGCGCCGGCGGTATTCTGCATCTGACTATAAGCGGCAGACTCAGTTCCGGTACTGTTTGTAATTCTCATGGCGAAATCCTCCCAACATATATTGTTTACAAATGTTATCCGTTTCTTGTTTATGATGGTTTGCCTGAAACAAAGCAAACCATCATAAAACTTCTTTAATAATCCACTGAACGATTCCGGTTACTGCGTCATATTTTCCGTAAGGTATCTGTGTGGTACTTCCGACAAACTTACTGCAATCCACATAAATGCAATCCATGCCGCTGCCCCAATGGGGCGTTTTTTCATAACCGTTAATTCCTATGTAAAGTTCACGGTTTTCCACTTCTCTCGCATTCAGTACATTCAAAAATTGTTTATTATTGATATAAAGATTTTCTTTGTCATAGTAAACTGCATTCAGCCCGCTCATGTCATCAATCAATATGTTGGTCCCGCGGATATCAAAAACGGTTATCATTTCAATCATGGTATAACGCGGATAGGATGCTGTATGCAAAAAATAGCCTCCTGATATAGCCGTTAATAAACAACAGCTGATCAAAATGACAGCCGTTTCTTTTTTATAGGGCTTATACCGGGTGATTTTTAGCATTCTTTCTTTGAAGAAATCATAATCGCTTTTTCCCAGTAAGGCCGGCAATCCATTCATATTTTTTTCTGTAAGTACCTGCATACTCTTGAAGAGCAATTTCCCATAATCATAAGGGGCACACCCGCTATGCTGAATGGATACAGTGTCGCAGATATCTTCCATGTCCTGCTGGAAATACGGCAAACAAACATATATCAGTGGATTGAACCAGAACACTATTTTTAATAGATCCCAAAAACCGTAAAACCACAGATGTCCCAGCCGGATATGTATTTCTTCATGTTTCAGGATGATAGCTAATTCCTGGCGGGAATAGGTTTTGCAGATTATATCCGGGATGACGATTTTGGGTTTTAATAGTCCGGCGGAAAAGGGGGTAACACTGGATTCACAGACATAGAGACGTTTTCCCATAATACGGCGTTGTTTCATGCACTGAATCGCCTTCCCGAATTCATCGCGTTGCTTTACAATCAATACTGCCGCTATAACAACGCCAATTATGTACACATAATTTACCGGAGAGAAGGAAGCGCACACAGCCTTCCACCAGCCGAACCATTGCAAAGCAAACGAATCTTCATCAAAGACTTTCAGTGTGCCGCCAAACAATGTCAAGGGCATAAGACTCCATAAAGCTCCCCTTAAGAACGTTTTCCCGCGAAACGCCGTAATGCGCAGGGTCATGATAACGAGTAGCAGGAACACGGAAAGCAAGGTGCACCTTCCGGCCTTCAAGGTAAAATAGGCGGCTGAAAAGTTAAGTAGTTCCGGTATGTTATAAAGCAAGGATTCTTCAATCGTCATTCTTTTGTTCCGTACTTTGCTCTAGAATGTCTGATATTTCCTGCCTCTGCTTATCGGTTAACGGCAAAGTTTGTATAAGTGCTGTTGCAGCATTGACGCTGTTACCGGCAAAATAGCTTTTTATAAAGTGTTCACTTTTTCCTTTTAAACAGTCTGTTTTTGTTTTGGCGGGAAAATAATGATAAATGCGGGAATCTTTCAGATCAATCGTATAATCTAATATCTTTTTTTGGCATAACCGGTTGATCATGACCCTAACCGTTTTTGCGCTGATGCCTTTTTTCTGCTGTAATGCTTCTATGACTTCAGCTGAAGTCATAGGGCTGTTATTTGCCCAAAACAGTTCCATGATCAGCCATTCGTTTTCACTGGGCATCGTTTCTTCCATGGCACCCTCCATTTAACTTTCTACTTCATATATCGGATAACAGACGTAAATCTTAAGCTTTTTGTAGACATTTTATTACGGGCAAAAGCCTGCAGCAGGCCTTAACGGTCTGCTGCAGGCTTTTTGTTTACATTCGGAGTCATCCGGATTTGCCCGGCGTTTCTTTGCCAATCTGAACTTTATAGCGATTCGGTTGCTGCCTGATCTTGTTTGGGTTTTCTCCCCAGGAACGGCAGACGGTATTTACCGGTTTGCACATCGTCCAATATGGTATACACAACCGGTACCACAATCAGGGTCAGAATAGTAGAGGTGATCAGGCCGCCGATAATGGCATGGGCCATGGGGGCGCGGGCTTCGGCGCCGGGGCCGATGCCCAGAGCCAGCGGGAGCATGCCGAAGATCATCGCGGCGGTTGTCATGATGATTGGGCGCATGCGGTGCACCGCCGCGTCAACCAATGCCTGATTGCGCTCAACGCCTTGGGCACGGCGCTGTTTGGCAAAGTCGACCAGCAGGATCGCGTTTTTGGTAACCAGACCCATCAGCATAATGATCCCGATCAGGGACATGATGCTGAGCTCGCTGCCTGTCAGCAGGAGGCCGACGATGGCGCCGAT
Above is a genomic segment from Acetonema longum DSM 6540 containing:
- a CDS encoding BlaI/MecI/CopY family transcriptional regulator, whose product is MEETMPSENEWLIMELFWANNSPMTSAEVIEALQQKKGISAKTVRVMINRLCQKKILDYTIDLKDSRIYHYFPAKTKTDCLKGKSEHFIKSYFAGNSVNAATALIQTLPLTDKQRQEISDILEQSTEQKNDD
- a CDS encoding FlxA-like family protein; the protein is MRITNSTGTESAAYSQMQNTAGANQDSRLKSIQNQIENVQQQMQSLANYPEMSAEEKMNRRKELQQKLQDLNRQMAQRKMEIQQEQREKASAKDRSQKPVQGNNDQQDPRVMRTPALQEMISADASMKRAKTVQSVKIGMEGKAGVLESEIKMDRSRGGATEKKEAELAELKDRIHIASGNMMAQMSDVNTALEKSGTDQQGQPSRGSAGVLVEISEEARKKLAFNKVTDPDADWRKKLAEEQEVKQAVLEEDQ
- a CDS encoding M56 family metallopeptidase, which translates into the protein MPLTLFGGTLKVFDEDSFALQWFGWWKAVCASFSPVNYVYIIGVVIAAVLIVKQRDEFGKAIQCMKQRRIMGKRLYVCESSVTPFSAGLLKPKIVIPDIICKTYSRQELAIILKHEEIHIRLGHLWFYGFWDLLKIVFWFNPLIYVCLPYFQQDMEDICDTVSIQHSGCAPYDYGKLLFKSMQVLTEKNMNGLPALLGKSDYDFFKERMLKITRYKPYKKETAVILISCCLLTAISGGYFLHTASYPRYTMIEMITVFDIRGTNILIDDMSGLNAVYYDKENLYINNKQFLNVLNAREVENRELYIGINGYEKTPHWGSGMDCIYVDCSKFVGSTTQIPYGKYDAVTGIVQWIIKEVL